A section of the Triplophysa dalaica isolate WHDGS20190420 chromosome 8, ASM1584641v1, whole genome shotgun sequence genome encodes:
- the fzd5 gene encoding frizzled-5, translating into MLLELLSMRKPADKPRFTLATSGTHLVGFYLYFLLLSPFCDAASKDIVCEPITVPMCKGIGYNHTHMPNQFNHDTQEEVGLEVHQFWPLVRIRCSPDLLFFLCSMYTPICLQDYKKPLPPCRSVCERAKRGCSPLMIQYGFEWPERMSCEQLPMLGDTDRLCMDRNSSETTTLSPPFPKPTPKETPRHKATAKSASPQKCDRECRCRDPLVPIKKEAHLLYNRVHTGSVANCALPCHLPYFSPDERTFTTFWIGLWSVLCFISTFTTVATFLIDMERFKYPERPIIFLAACYLFVSLGYIIRLLAGHERVACEGSGEQQHILYDTTGPALCTLVFLLIYFFGMASSIWWVVLSFTWFLAAGMKWGNEAIAGYSQYFHLAAWLVPSVKSIAVLALSSVDGDPLAGICYVGNQSLESLRGFVLAPLVVYLFTGSLFLLAGFVSLFRIRSVIKQGGTKTDKLEKLMIRIGLFTVLYTVPATIVVACLVYEQHFRPGWERALACSCPSERQRLGMGPDYAVFMLKYFMCLVVGITSGVWIWSGKTLESWRRFLTRYVPCRTRKPPVLASSMYSEASNALTARAGTAPTGTYHKSAPSSHV; encoded by the exons ATGCTGCTGGAGCTATTAAG tatgAGGAAACCTGCGGATAAGCCTCGTTTCACCTTGGCGACCTCAGGTACGCACCTGGTTGGATTTTACCTATATTTTCTCCTCCTGTCTCCGTTCTGTGATGCCGCCTCTAAGGATATAGTGTGTGAGCCCATCACGGTCCCCATGTGCAAAGGCATCGGTTACAACCACACGCACATGCCCAACCAATTCAATCATGACACCCAAGAGGAAGTGGGCCTGGAGGTGCATCAGTTCTGGCCGCTCGTCCGGATCCGTTGCTCCCCTGACTTGCTTTTCTTCCTCTGCAGCATGTACACTCCCATTTGTCTCCAGGACTATAAAAAGCCCCTGCCGCCGTGCCGATCCGTGTGTGAGAGAGCTAAGAGAGGCTGCTCTCCTCTCATGATCCAGTATGGGTTTGAGTGGCCGGAGCGGATGAGTTGTGAGCAGCTGCCCATGCTGGGCGATACCGATCGGCTGTGTATGGACCGCAACAGCAGCGAGACAACGACTCTATCGCCTCCCTTCCCCAAACCCACCCCTAAGGAAACACCGAGGCACAAAGCCACTGCCAAATCAGCTTCGCCCCAGAAATGTGACCGTGAGTGCCGGTGCAGAGACCCCCTGGTGCCCATCAAAAAAGAAGCACATCTTCTTTACAACCGCGTGCATACTGGCTCTGTGGCCAACTGTGCTTTGCCGTGCCATCTACCTTACTTCTCTCCGGATGAGCGGACATTTACGACCTTTTGGATAGGCCTGTGGTCGGTGCTTTGCTTCATCTCCACCTTCACCACCGTTGCCACTTTTCTTATAGACATGGAGCGTTTCAAATATCCAGAGCGGCCTATTATCTTTCTGGCTGCTTGTTATCTGTTTGTGTCGCTGGGCTACATCATACGACTGCTTGCGGGCCACGAGCGGGTGGCTTGCGAGGGCTCCGGCGAACAACAGCACATTCTCTACGACACCACGGGTCCAGCCCTGTGCACGCTGGTCTTCCTTCTCATATACTTTTTTGGAATGGCCAGCTCCATTTGGTGGGTGGTGCTGTCTTTTACTTGGTTCCTGGCGGCGGGGATGAAATGGGGAAATGAGGCTATCGCAGGCTACTCGCAATATTTCCACCTCGCCGCTTGGCTAGTGCCTAGCGTCAAGTCTATTGCTGTACTAGCCTTAAGTTCTGTGGATGGCGACCCTTTGGCGGGCATCTGTTATGTCGGCAACCAGAGCCTGGAGAGCCTTCGTGGCTTTGTGTTGGCCCCTCTTGTGGTTTACCTCTTCACCGGATCGCTCTTCCTGCTCGCTGGGTTCGTTTCGCTATTCAGAATCCGTAGCGTCATTAAGCAAGGAGGAACCAAGACGGACAAGCTAGAGAAGTTAATGATCCGGATTGGGCTGTTTACGGTCCTTTACACTGTGCCTGCAACTATCGTAGTGGCCTGCCTGGTGTATGAGCAACATTTCAGGCCAGGCTGGGAACGGGCGCTGGCCTGTTCTTGCCCTTCCGAACGCCAGCGCTTGGGCATGGGTCCAGACTATGCTGTCTTTATGCTGAAGTATTTCATGTGTCTGGTGGTAGGCATCACTTCAGGCGTGTGGATCTGGTCAGGCAAGACTCTGGAGTCATGGAGGCGCTTTTTGACACGTTACGTCCCCTGTAGAACCCGTAAGCCGCCCGTGTTGGCCTCATCCATGTATAGCGAGGCCAGTAATGCTCTTACGGCCCGAGCTGGAACAGCCCCCACTGGGACCTACCACAAATCAGCCCCATCATCACACGTTTGA